The DNA segment CTCGGCCGGCCCGCCTCCTCGCACTGCCTTTTCACCCCCTCACACACCTCCCGAAAGGACGACCGGACATGGCGGACGTCACACTCGAAGTCCAGCGTGCCAACGCGGCCATCGACGACATGGTCAAGGCCAACACGGACATGGTGAACGCGCTCACCGAGCTGCTCAGCCAGCTCGGCCCCCTCAAGGCGTCCTTCTCCGGTCAGACCGCGACCGTGTACACGGACTTCCAGAACCAGGCCAACAACGCCATTCAGACGATGAACGCCCAGTTCGGCACGGGCGCGCAGTCCCTCAAGGAAATGGTCGACGGCCAGGTCGCGGGTGACAAGCGCGGCTCAGGGATGTTCTGACCATGGCCAAGGACGATGGCGACGACGACGGGGACACCGGCACCTTCAAGGTGACCGAGGGCTGGCTCAAGGGTGAGGCCCGTACCAGGGTCCTCGGGCTCCGGGGCTGGCTCCAGACAGGCGACGACTACACGACGCTGGGCGACTACGGAACCGAGTCGGGTATCCACAAGGGAATACTCGCGGGCTCGGGCACCCTGGGTCCCGACGCGACTCTGCACAAGGTGTTCACTCAGCTCTGCTCAAGTCTGAAGGCTCAGCTGGACACCCTCGGGAACGGTCTCAACACCCTCTCGATCGACATGGCGACCGTGGACACCATCCTCCAGCACAGCGAGGACGACGCCGCCCTGACGGCGGCGGAGATGAACCTGGAGCTGGCGAACGCCCTCAAGGAGTTCGGCGGCAGTCCCACGACCGCCCCTCCCAAACCGTAACTCCGGTACGCCGTAACGGCACCGTGCGACGCCGGCGTCGCACGGTGCCTTCACCACTCAGCCTCCGAACCACTCAGCCTCCGAACCGCTCAGCCGCCTGCATCGCACCCGTAAGGAACCCGCCATGGCCGAAACGACGACGGTCACCTACCCCGACCGGAAGTGGGAGGAGGCACTCGCGTTCGTCGCCCCCAAGGACGGCGACCTGGCCAAGGTGACCAACCGTACGGACGTGACCAAGGACGCCTGGTTCAAGACCGATCACCTGGCCACGCCCGGCCAGGCCGGCTCGGCTGACAACGGCAACCCCTCGGGCTACGACTTCGCCTGGTCGCAGAAGTGGACCAAGAGCAATGGCGGCGGGAACCGCACCTACCAGATCGGGTTCTCGCTGACGCCCGAAGTAGGGGCCAAC comes from the Streptomyces sp. NBC_01471 genome and includes:
- a CDS encoding WXG100 family type VII secretion target — its product is MADVTLEVQRANAAIDDMVKANTDMVNALTELLSQLGPLKASFSGQTATVYTDFQNQANNAIQTMNAQFGTGAQSLKEMVDGQVAGDKRGSGMF